The following proteins come from a genomic window of Thermoproteus sp.:
- a CDS encoding ATP-binding protein, which yields MRRVKLQFASREVEFVDRETAIRQFEELAEEGTRFPIVIYGPEGCGKSALLKQAVEVLRERGYSVTYVSPLAREEEKLLYTEDLKDFVKEIVREAARRLPNPLNDASALIDVAVEALYRVVKRGRNKKIAVLADDVFQAIGLDKAELLVKQFLNMIEYPSVKYEKIVIVVASSEGVTRRKVGRHSWALIRAMWNMPKEGFRQLYDLLPGEKPPFDEVWRWTGGNPRYLELLHKVGWDAEKVVKVLAAERGVGDLVGGLPEGREVLRRALDDPDVLLEEMRRAETLVNKLIELNLVARITEYREEYLWVDAPPPERDPELGVGKYYAWQTPLHREAVRRALMG from the coding sequence GTGAGGCGCGTCAAGCTTCAATTCGCCAGCCGCGAGGTAGAGTTCGTAGACCGAGAGACGGCAATAAGGCAGTTCGAAGAGCTGGCCGAAGAGGGGACACGCTTCCCCATCGTCATATACGGGCCCGAGGGATGCGGCAAGTCGGCGTTGCTCAAACAGGCGGTGGAGGTACTAAGGGAAAGGGGCTACTCGGTGACGTACGTCAGCCCCCTCGCGAGGGAGGAGGAGAAATTGCTGTACACAGAGGACCTCAAGGACTTCGTCAAGGAGATAGTAAGAGAGGCCGCGAGGAGGCTCCCCAACCCCCTTAACGACGCCAGCGCGCTTATCGACGTGGCCGTCGAGGCGCTGTACCGCGTTGTGAAGAGGGGCAGAAACAAAAAGATTGCCGTCCTCGCCGACGACGTATTTCAAGCAATCGGCCTAGACAAGGCAGAGCTCCTCGTAAAGCAGTTTTTGAATATGATAGAGTACCCCTCTGTTAAATACGAGAAGATAGTCATCGTGGTGGCGTCGAGCGAGGGGGTGACTAGGCGCAAGGTCGGCAGACACAGCTGGGCGTTGATAAGAGCCATGTGGAACATGCCGAAAGAGGGCTTCCGCCAGCTATACGACCTGCTACCCGGCGAAAAGCCGCCCTTCGACGAGGTCTGGAGGTGGACTGGGGGGAATCCGCGATACTTAGAACTGTTGCACAAGGTTGGGTGGGATGCGGAGAAGGTGGTTAAGGTCCTAGCCGCCGAGCGGGGCGTGGGCGACCTCGTGGGGGGCCTGCCCGAGGGTAGGGAGGTGCTGAGAAGAGCTCTGGACGACCCCGACGTCCTACTTGAAGAGATGCGCAGGGCGGAGACGTTAGTCAACAAGTTGATAGAGCTAAACCTAGTGGCAAGAATCACGGAATACCGCGAAGAATACCTCTGGGTCGACGCGCCGCCCCCCGAGAGGGACCCCGAGCTGGGAGTGGGGAAGTACTACGCCTGGCAGACGCCCCTCCATAGGGAGGCGGTGAGGAGGGCGCTGATGGGTTAA
- a CDS encoding DUF58 domain-containing protein has translation MFFIPNVPFDVSRLFEWLGDRSHFFTLAYPAVSPLLAFVPVVAFVARRREVSAALHLVALSLLPWPWNWLLAPYATLFLFAVPVSTYGPYLAAAYLASVFVWGPVNPLLVPLAVVGGWWAFWKARHLAASISIEASPPVLTAGEVGVWPVRIRACCRFSARSDELALLEEVGEGALETEARAVFRVGGVYTPRVELTLFDPLAVVVTKRAAVHPPVTVIPRAKAALSLYGLRGVEPVEYEGLREYAPGDNPKHIHWRKSLAAERLVVKVFSTAGRFGSIVLVPFARTAEVADRLAEAAIYSSLAAGAPVYLYDFRKLARVEKMEDVVSSVKVVGPFLTVPAECAEEPVGLPEDALVVADEPYSACFKNHNVYTPEAT, from the coding sequence ATGTTTTTTATACCTAACGTCCCCTTCGACGTGTCGCGGCTTTTCGAGTGGCTGGGCGATAGGAGCCACTTCTTCACTTTGGCCTATCCGGCCGTCTCGCCCCTACTGGCCTTCGTGCCGGTCGTCGCCTTTGTGGCGAGGAGGAGGGAGGTCTCGGCGGCGCTTCACCTCGTCGCCCTTTCCCTACTGCCTTGGCCTTGGAACTGGCTTTTGGCCCCCTACGCGACATTGTTCCTATTTGCGGTGCCGGTCTCGACGTACGGCCCCTATCTGGCCGCCGCGTATTTGGCGTCTGTGTTCGTCTGGGGGCCTGTCAACCCCCTGTTGGTCCCTCTCGCTGTGGTGGGGGGCTGGTGGGCCTTCTGGAAGGCGCGTCACTTGGCCGCCTCTATTTCGATCGAGGCGTCTCCCCCGGTGCTCACTGCGGGTGAGGTCGGCGTGTGGCCGGTGAGGATAAGGGCTTGTTGTAGGTTCTCGGCCCGCTCCGACGAGCTGGCCCTGTTGGAGGAGGTCGGCGAGGGGGCGTTGGAGACTGAGGCGAGGGCCGTCTTTAGGGTGGGGGGCGTCTATACGCCTCGCGTCGAGTTGACTCTATTCGACCCCCTCGCCGTTGTGGTGACCAAGAGGGCCGCCGTCCACCCTCCGGTGACCGTCATCCCTAGGGCCAAGGCGGCTTTGAGCCTCTACGGGCTTAGGGGCGTCGAGCCTGTGGAGTACGAGGGGCTGAGGGAATACGCGCCGGGGGACAACCCGAAGCATATACATTGGAGGAAGTCCCTGGCCGCGGAGAGACTAGTCGTGAAGGTCTTCTCCACGGCGGGCCGCTTCGGCTCTATCGTGTTGGTGCCCTTCGCGAGGACGGCGGAGGTTGCTGACAGACTGGCGGAGGCCGCCATCTACTCGTCGCTGGCGGCGGGGGCCCCGGTCTACCTATACGATTTCCGCAAGTTGGCCAGAGTGGAGAAGATGGAGGACGTGGTGAGCTCCGTGAAGGTTGTGGGCCCGTTCCTTACGGTCCCCGCCGAATGCGCCGAGGAGCCGGTGGGACTGCCGGAGGACGCCCTCGTCGTGGCCGACGAGCCGTATTCGGCGTGCTTCAAGAACCACAACGTCTACACGCCGGAGGCGACCTAG
- a CDS encoding ATP-binding protein, translating to MRRAKLQFAGREVEFVDRETAIRQFEELAEKGTYVVHVVYGPEGCGKSALLRQGMEVLRERGYSVTYVSPLAVKESDRLLYTEDLVEAVKEVLGEVVSRIPDPFNNARVLMDIAVEALYRAVKRGRNKRIAVLVDDVFQAIGLDKAELLVKQFLNMIEYPSIKYDKIVVVMASSEGVTRRGVGRHRWAYLFIMRNMPREGFRRLYDLLPGEKPPFEEVWRWTGGNPKALEMLYEAGWDMDRVVERMALSRGLVSGLAQLGDAEREVLAEALEDPDALLRRIREAPGLAERLTELNLIVEIYHREPYLWVDQPPPERDLELGIGKYYAWQTPLHREAVRRALTS from the coding sequence ATGAGACGCGCCAAGCTCCAATTCGCCGGGCGGGAGGTAGAGTTTGTCGATAGAGAGACCGCAATAAGGCAGTTCGAAGAGCTGGCAGAAAAGGGGACATATGTAGTACACGTCGTGTACGGCCCCGAGGGCTGCGGCAAGTCTGCTCTTTTGAGGCAGGGCATGGAGGTGCTTAGGGAGCGCGGCTACTCCGTTACGTACGTCAGTCCTCTTGCTGTGAAAGAGAGCGACCGCTTGCTGTACACCGAGGACTTGGTAGAGGCCGTCAAGGAGGTTTTGGGCGAGGTTGTGAGTAGAATTCCGGATCCCTTCAACAACGCCCGCGTGTTGATGGATATCGCCGTAGAGGCTTTGTACCGCGCCGTGAAGAGGGGGAGGAACAAGAGGATTGCGGTGTTGGTGGACGACGTCTTCCAAGCCATCGGCCTAGACAAGGCAGAGCTCCTCGTAAAGCAGTTTCTAAACATGATCGAATACCCATCGATAAAGTACGACAAAATTGTCGTCGTAATGGCGTCTAGTGAGGGCGTAACGAGGAGGGGGGTCGGCAGGCATAGATGGGCCTATTTGTTCATCATGCGGAACATGCCGCGCGAAGGCTTTAGGCGGCTATACGACCTCCTGCCCGGCGAGAAGCCCCCCTTCGAGGAAGTCTGGAGGTGGACCGGCGGGAACCCAAAGGCCCTTGAGATGTTGTATGAGGCCGGTTGGGATATGGACAGAGTGGTGGAGCGGATGGCCCTATCGCGCGGGCTCGTATCAGGCTTGGCGCAACTGGGCGACGCGGAGAGGGAAGTCCTCGCCGAGGCCCTGGAGGACCCGGACGCCCTGTTGAGGAGGATCAGAGAAGCGCCGGGCCTAGCGGAGAGGCTGACAGAGCTCAACCTAATAGTGGAGATATACCACAGAGAGCCATACCTCTGGGTCGACCAGCCCCCGCCCGAGAGGGACCTCGAGCTGGGCATCGGGAAGTACTACGCCTGGCAGACCCCCCTCCATAGAGAGGCTGTGAGGAGGGCGCTGACAAGCTGA
- a CDS encoding oligosaccharide flippase family protein — protein MPSRLGESAALGVGLGYLGTVVNYMLAAAYVVVLTRFIPLEDYGVYNSLAALLGLFWLFLPNFGIYIAVMREGAAVFARGGDVAPYFAAFLFLQSMFTVAYVVIVLAASPFYLRQFPEKFWPMVALIAAYTVLQGLANALSAYLWMIGRYTTQSVGVVLYNLVFRSLEVGLIVALRDVYAIPISMLVGIVANVAVYLRAVRRVPNPLLGVPLLKSSFWRFLGLGVQEWAIDYGASIAGNASTYLIFHFLGPSAAGIYGLAAYMLGFVTSFSGSVYSVYIARASRSLRSVLPISLDYARTAQAVSSFLSVSTALATPLLPILGIVHGQYVGAVPYAMALFGSAALGSAVAVFRGHFWVSGRGWRSAAAIMSGQAAGLAALALSAPRIGLFSAVIANYVAALVPLAFFLKWDSSLRRGVLPAFAASAALSSFLYFLWPLAQLAALAAVALLLYFYKPLPRPVLEQVPEPLRSLIRPFVQSI, from the coding sequence GTGCCTAGCCGTCTGGGGGAGTCCGCGGCGTTGGGCGTCGGGCTCGGCTATTTGGGGACTGTGGTGAACTACATGCTGGCAGCAGCCTACGTCGTGGTCTTGACTAGGTTCATCCCGCTTGAGGACTACGGCGTTTACAACTCCCTTGCAGCCCTCCTCGGCCTTTTTTGGCTGTTCCTGCCGAACTTCGGGATCTATATCGCCGTGATGAGGGAGGGGGCCGCGGTTTTTGCCAGGGGCGGCGATGTAGCGCCCTACTTCGCGGCTTTCCTCTTCCTCCAGTCAATGTTCACCGTCGCCTATGTGGTCATCGTCCTGGCGGCCTCGCCCTTCTATCTGAGGCAGTTCCCCGAGAAGTTCTGGCCTATGGTAGCGCTCATCGCGGCCTACACGGTGCTCCAGGGGCTGGCCAACGCCCTCTCCGCATACCTGTGGATGATCGGGCGCTATACGACGCAGTCAGTGGGCGTCGTCCTGTACAACCTGGTCTTCCGCTCCCTCGAGGTGGGCCTCATCGTGGCCTTAAGGGACGTCTACGCCATCCCCATATCCATGCTGGTTGGGATTGTAGCCAACGTGGCCGTATATCTCAGGGCCGTGAGACGCGTCCCCAATCCCCTTCTGGGGGTCCCACTCCTGAAGTCAAGCTTTTGGAGGTTTTTGGGGCTGGGAGTGCAAGAGTGGGCCATCGACTACGGCGCCTCTATCGCCGGTAACGCATCTACCTACTTGATTTTCCACTTTCTTGGCCCCTCGGCGGCGGGGATCTACGGGCTGGCCGCCTACATGCTGGGATTCGTGACGTCGTTTTCAGGCTCCGTCTATTCCGTATACATCGCGAGGGCATCGAGGTCTTTGAGGTCCGTCTTGCCGATCTCTCTAGACTACGCAAGGACGGCACAAGCCGTCTCCTCTTTCCTGTCCGTCTCAACAGCGTTGGCGACACCGCTTTTGCCTATCCTCGGCATCGTACACGGCCAGTACGTGGGGGCCGTTCCGTACGCCATGGCTCTATTCGGCTCGGCGGCGTTGGGCTCCGCGGTCGCGGTCTTCAGAGGCCACTTTTGGGTGTCGGGCAGGGGGTGGCGCTCGGCCGCGGCTATTATGTCCGGCCAAGCCGCCGGGCTGGCGGCGCTGGCCCTCTCAGCGCCGCGGATCGGCTTGTTCTCCGCCGTCATCGCAAACTACGTAGCCGCGTTGGTCCCGTTGGCGTTCTTCTTAAAGTGGGACTCCAGCTTGAGACGGGGAGTTCTGCCAGCCTTCGCCGCCTCTGCGGCTCTGTCCTCGTTCCTGTACTTCCTCTGGCCTCTTGCCCAGCTCGCGGCGCTGGCCGCGGTGGCGTTGCTACTCTACTTCTACAAGCCCCTGCCCCGCCCCGTGCTCGAGCAAGTCCCCGAGCCACTTAGGTCTCTCATCAGGCCGTTCGTGCAATCCATATAG
- a CDS encoding GDP-mannose 4,6-dehydratase — MIVVTGGAGFIGSHVAVELKRRGHEVVAVDNLERAKAADLLEREGVPLVVADVRTGEIPRGEAYIHAAAYIDVEESWQRPFEYAVNNAAATLRLAKKAWEERAFFVYISSAAVYGEPRRLPIDENHPTEPISPYGLTKLWGEHAVALYGRAGLKYAVVRPFNVYGPRQSGPYAGVITKFVERARAGLPPVIYGDGEQTRDFIHVEDVAKLVAAITEKKAEGVYNAGTGKATSINQLARLVMRLAGVEGEPLYAPPRPGDVRHSVADIKKVRSLGWEPRVELEEGIKRLLATPIQ; from the coding sequence GTGATTGTAGTGACCGGAGGGGCCGGCTTCATCGGAAGCCACGTGGCCGTGGAACTGAAAAGGAGAGGACACGAAGTCGTAGCCGTCGACAACTTGGAAAGGGCAAAGGCCGCCGACCTATTGGAAAGAGAGGGGGTACCGCTGGTAGTGGCAGACGTGAGGACCGGCGAGATCCCGAGAGGCGAGGCGTATATACACGCCGCGGCGTATATAGACGTAGAGGAGTCCTGGCAGAGGCCATTTGAGTACGCCGTCAACAACGCCGCAGCCACACTCAGGCTCGCAAAAAAGGCCTGGGAAGAGAGGGCCTTCTTCGTCTATATAAGCTCGGCCGCCGTCTACGGCGAGCCAAGGCGGCTCCCCATCGACGAGAACCACCCCACCGAACCCATATCGCCATACGGCTTGACAAAGCTCTGGGGAGAACATGCAGTCGCCCTATACGGAAGGGCCGGCCTAAAATACGCAGTGGTGAGGCCCTTCAACGTATACGGGCCGAGGCAGAGCGGGCCCTACGCCGGCGTGATAACCAAATTCGTCGAGAGGGCGAGAGCCGGGTTGCCCCCCGTAATATACGGAGACGGCGAGCAGACCAGAGACTTCATCCACGTGGAGGACGTGGCGAAGCTCGTGGCGGCCATCACGGAGAAGAAGGCAGAGGGCGTATACAACGCAGGGACGGGGAAAGCCACGTCGATAAACCAGCTGGCCAGGCTTGTGATGAGGCTAGCCGGCGTGGAGGGAGAGCCGCTATACGCCCCACCGAGGCCAGGCGACGTCAGACACAGTGTGGCGGACATAAAGAAGGTGAGGTCGCTGGGCTGGGAGCCCCGGGTAGAGCTGGAAGAGGGAATTAAACGTCTTCTCGCCACGCCTATACAGTAG
- a CDS encoding glycosyltransferase family 2 protein produces MLDDVTVVIPTLNEAEGIVKVLEELRGIGASNVLVVDGGSTDGTAELARRMGARVIFQEGRGKADAVKTALRRVETPYVVVMDGDFTYPAEHVKDIVAKLREGYDEVIGARRYVEPGAMSRLFAFGNKVLTWWFNLLFGTHLTDVLSGMYGLRREAVADALFATRGFSVEVEIAAHVASAGEIAEVPIRYRRRVGKKKLKMHHGLQIALDAFRLSWLYNPLFLLGSLGALLLAPGVLLASWVAYKWIFLGVKHYVWGIISFSLMGAGIVSGSVAVLSLYIKRMERRLIRAIRSSCGPTGD; encoded by the coding sequence GTGCTCGACGACGTTACCGTGGTGATTCCTACGCTCAACGAGGCCGAGGGGATCGTCAAGGTGCTCGAAGAGCTGAGGGGCATAGGCGCCTCCAACGTGTTGGTGGTAGACGGAGGCTCCACCGACGGCACCGCAGAGCTGGCGCGGCGCATGGGGGCCCGAGTGATCTTCCAAGAGGGCAGAGGGAAGGCCGACGCCGTCAAGACGGCGCTTAGGCGCGTCGAGACGCCCTACGTGGTGGTCATGGACGGAGACTTCACGTACCCCGCCGAGCACGTCAAAGACATTGTGGCCAAGCTCAGAGAGGGCTACGACGAGGTGATCGGCGCCAGGCGGTATGTGGAGCCGGGCGCCATGTCGAGGCTCTTCGCCTTCGGGAACAAAGTCCTGACGTGGTGGTTCAACCTCCTCTTCGGCACCCACCTCACCGACGTCTTGAGCGGCATGTACGGCCTGCGCCGAGAGGCCGTCGCCGACGCCCTATTCGCCACGAGGGGCTTCAGCGTCGAGGTGGAAATCGCCGCCCACGTGGCGTCGGCAGGCGAAATAGCGGAGGTGCCCATACGCTATAGGCGCAGGGTCGGCAAAAAGAAATTGAAAATGCACCACGGCCTCCAAATCGCGCTAGACGCCTTCAGACTCAGCTGGCTCTACAACCCGCTCTTCCTCCTAGGCTCCCTAGGGGCACTGCTGTTGGCCCCCGGCGTCCTCCTCGCCTCCTGGGTCGCATACAAGTGGATATTCCTCGGCGTCAAGCACTACGTATGGGGCATAATATCCTTCTCCCTAATGGGCGCCGGCATAGTCTCGGGCTCGGTGGCGGTCCTCTCGCTATACATAAAGCGCATGGAGAGAAGACTCATCAGAGCCATCCGCTCCTCCTGCGGACCCACAGGAGACTAG
- a CDS encoding MoxR family ATPase: MAQKDLTPVLALATRLRQALQYVYYGDPATVEAVVATALAGGHLLILGPVGIGKTTLAKALAYSIGGAFKRIQATNETLPSDVLGYIVYARDGGRYLIRGPIFANVVLIDEINRMPPRSLSALIEAMQEGKVTIEGEELALPQPHIVIATANLQELGLAQIPLAVLDRFTTSIYVEKPDPTLEKIVVTEASDIEARLETLRKTPAATPAEAAAAVKALRSIKLDDKIASYIVELVEETRKALGVQLSVRASIHVAQLAKAFAALDSRTYVVPDDVKKAFNYALPHRIATRLDPHIYKDSPLKDILQKVPAPW, encoded by the coding sequence ATGGCCCAAAAAGACTTGACGCCAGTGTTGGCCCTAGCCACCCGGCTGAGGCAGGCGCTACAGTACGTTTACTACGGAGACCCCGCCACGGTGGAGGCCGTAGTGGCCACAGCGCTGGCCGGAGGCCACCTATTGATACTGGGGCCAGTAGGGATAGGCAAGACAACGCTCGCCAAAGCCCTCGCCTACTCCATAGGCGGCGCCTTCAAGCGCATACAAGCCACAAACGAAACCCTCCCATCGGACGTGCTCGGGTATATCGTATACGCCCGAGACGGAGGCCGCTATCTGATCAGAGGGCCCATATTCGCCAACGTCGTCTTGATAGACGAAATAAACAGAATGCCGCCACGAAGCCTCTCGGCGCTAATAGAGGCCATGCAGGAGGGGAAAGTCACCATAGAGGGAGAAGAACTGGCACTCCCACAGCCCCACATCGTGATAGCCACCGCCAACCTACAAGAGCTAGGACTCGCCCAAATACCGCTGGCAGTCCTCGACAGATTCACCACGAGCATATACGTGGAGAAGCCCGACCCCACCCTAGAGAAAATAGTCGTCACCGAGGCCAGCGACATAGAGGCCAGGCTGGAGACGCTGAGGAAAACGCCGGCCGCCACCCCAGCCGAAGCGGCCGCCGCAGTCAAGGCGCTGAGGTCCATAAAGCTAGACGACAAGATAGCCAGCTACATAGTGGAGTTGGTAGAGGAAACCAGAAAGGCGTTGGGCGTCCAGCTGAGCGTCAGGGCCAGCATACACGTGGCACAACTAGCCAAAGCCTTCGCCGCACTCGACAGCCGGACATACGTCGTGCCAGACGACGTAAAGAAGGCATTCAACTACGCCCTACCCCACAGAATAGCCACAAGGCTAGACCCCCACATCTACAAGGACAGCCCCCTCAAAGACATCCTACAAAAAGTCCCAGCCCCCTGGTAA
- a CDS encoding DUF4129 domain-containing protein, whose protein sequence is MTAKYLAAVAAALLLFALLQVTTKGPNPTAESLAIEVKPAALSLAAIMQMAGTPQFQQYAETLALANNTNAQTLRQLATLMKDLDSEMKTLEEALAQNNATEAQNAYAKAQSDLNQIKGLLTELGIWDQAKDYYTAAYLRLEAYGRALQRKAPSNVTLQAPQRVRAGGTMTINITVSPPNGTLLIYLDGNLTGEAAIAKRKAIRLPVNIYKPQIELAVVYVPNSPQYGPSSANATIGVEYLNTTIEAQCPQATWGEAVKINGTITSDAKYVTVKIDNMAENATAVGGTFSAVVNTTELTPGPHVAKIYAPPSGIYASANATCLLNITAEPPPLRIPNVLIAGVPLALTPYYRYTPSLLESTGPKRLALYIPPHFPYSGATVEAEVILINPLQIAAVAGLAAFLAAVLRRRAQTAVWRETPSDFAALASRYLRETAKRLGIPTAPGTTIRELLAAIAKTDRAAYEKAAKIGQRLEEVLYGGSEPTEEDYEALR, encoded by the coding sequence ATGACGGCGAAATATCTAGCCGCAGTCGCGGCCGCCCTGTTGCTCTTCGCCCTCCTGCAGGTAACGACTAAAGGCCCCAACCCAACCGCCGAGAGCCTAGCCATAGAGGTGAAGCCAGCCGCGTTGAGCCTCGCCGCCATAATGCAGATGGCCGGAACCCCCCAATTCCAGCAATACGCCGAGACGCTGGCCCTAGCCAACAACACAAACGCACAGACATTGAGGCAACTAGCCACCCTAATGAAAGACCTAGACTCGGAGATGAAGACGCTGGAGGAGGCGCTGGCGCAAAACAACGCCACAGAGGCGCAAAACGCCTACGCCAAGGCCCAAAGCGACCTCAACCAGATCAAGGGACTCTTGACCGAGCTGGGCATTTGGGACCAGGCAAAAGACTACTACACGGCCGCCTACTTGAGACTCGAAGCATACGGGAGGGCCCTCCAGAGGAAGGCGCCGTCAAACGTGACGCTACAGGCGCCCCAAAGGGTACGCGCGGGAGGGACGATGACAATAAACATAACCGTATCTCCGCCCAACGGCACGCTTCTGATATACCTCGACGGCAATCTAACAGGAGAGGCGGCGATAGCGAAGAGGAAGGCCATCAGGCTACCCGTGAACATCTACAAGCCGCAGATAGAGCTGGCCGTCGTGTATGTGCCGAACAGCCCCCAGTACGGCCCCTCGAGCGCCAACGCCACAATAGGCGTCGAGTACCTAAACACCACAATAGAGGCGCAGTGCCCCCAGGCCACATGGGGCGAGGCCGTCAAAATAAACGGGACCATCACCAGCGACGCCAAATACGTAACAGTGAAGATAGACAATATGGCGGAAAACGCGACGGCGGTAGGGGGGACGTTCAGCGCGGTCGTAAATACGACAGAGCTGACCCCAGGCCCCCACGTGGCGAAAATCTACGCGCCCCCCTCCGGCATCTACGCCTCCGCCAACGCCACCTGCCTACTCAACATAACCGCCGAGCCGCCCCCATTAAGGATCCCCAACGTCCTGATCGCCGGCGTGCCCCTCGCGCTGACGCCCTACTACCGCTATACCCCCAGCCTGTTGGAGTCCACCGGGCCCAAGAGGCTCGCCCTATATATACCGCCCCACTTCCCCTACTCAGGCGCGACAGTAGAGGCTGAGGTCATCCTCATAAACCCCCTGCAGATAGCCGCCGTCGCAGGCCTCGCGGCCTTCCTCGCGGCTGTCCTCAGAAGGAGGGCGCAGACGGCCGTCTGGAGAGAAACGCCGAGCGACTTCGCCGCATTGGCCTCCCGATACTTAAGGGAAACCGCCAAGAGGCTCGGGATACCCACAGCCCCCGGCACCACCATAAGGGAACTACTGGCCGCCATCGCCAAGACGGACAGAGCCGCCTACGAAAAAGCCGCAAAGATCGGGCAGAGGCTAGAGGAAGTGCTCTACGGCGGAAGCGAGCCCACCGAAGAGGACTATGAGGCGCTACGTTAG
- a CDS encoding DUF1616 domain-containing protein, whose amino-acid sequence MDKGEVRGCPTVEELARSRGGDVYEEAYEILMAVKRGELELEAPRGAQWFFSPAGLWLWLLLSLIAATLVVVFAAEGSLRYVLGAFYVLFLPGYAVVEALYPRGDEISPLERLALSIGLSLAVVPLVGLLLNYSPWGIRLAPVAIAIAAVAAPLLVYSAWRKAQHAAACR is encoded by the coding sequence ATGGATAAAGGCGAGGTGAGGGGGTGCCCCACCGTGGAGGAACTGGCGAGGTCCAGAGGGGGCGACGTATATGAAGAGGCGTATGAGATACTCATGGCGGTGAAGAGAGGAGAGCTGGAGCTAGAGGCCCCACGCGGCGCCCAGTGGTTCTTCTCCCCAGCGGGGCTCTGGCTATGGCTCCTCCTCTCGCTAATCGCGGCCACACTCGTCGTCGTGTTTGCGGCAGAGGGCTCCCTTCGGTACGTCCTAGGCGCCTTCTACGTCTTGTTCCTCCCGGGATACGCCGTAGTGGAGGCCCTATACCCCCGCGGAGACGAGATAAGCCCCCTCGAGCGGCTCGCGCTATCGATAGGCCTAAGCCTAGCCGTAGTGCCGCTGGTAGGCCTCCTGTTGAACTACAGCCCCTGGGGCATAAGGCTGGCGCCCGTGGCCATAGCCATAGCCGCCGTGGCGGCCCCCCTATTGGTATATTCGGCATGGAGAAAAGCACAACACGCGGCGGCCTGTAGATGA
- a CDS encoding DUF1616 domain-containing protein yields the protein MDILEAYRLVVDAANRGANVNPVVPLLNEALNATGAERDALLEQVASEVAKAQAAKFWADVYTWAAAATAVALALLFVAYRRKVVGFLFLKIHGKRRVMKGAGRKKTLLFDEEVAAIVAAVAVVAAAFAVASQFKPVEPFTALGLLGPGGKIGNYPTEVDRGSTVTLYLYVYNHMGHPVWFRVVARYVQSPNVTASPTGFYVKEFFLGDNQSIVLPVTFVVNSTGVFKAELWMYQPDGSLIYTNRTVYLWIKAR from the coding sequence GTGGACATACTAGAGGCCTACAGGCTGGTAGTCGACGCGGCGAATAGAGGCGCCAACGTGAACCCCGTCGTGCCCCTACTGAACGAGGCGCTGAACGCCACTGGGGCCGAGAGAGACGCCCTGCTCGAACAGGTAGCCTCGGAGGTGGCCAAAGCCCAAGCCGCGAAGTTTTGGGCAGACGTCTACACGTGGGCCGCCGCGGCTACGGCAGTCGCGCTGGCCCTCCTCTTTGTCGCATATCGCCGGAAGGTAGTGGGGTTCCTCTTCTTGAAGATACACGGGAAGAGGCGCGTGATGAAAGGCGCCGGGAGGAAAAAGACGCTCCTATTCGACGAGGAGGTCGCCGCCATAGTAGCGGCGGTGGCGGTAGTCGCCGCGGCCTTTGCCGTAGCCTCCCAGTTTAAGCCGGTAGAGCCCTTCACAGCGTTGGGGCTCCTCGGGCCTGGAGGCAAGATCGGCAACTACCCCACCGAAGTCGACAGGGGCAGTACGGTGACCCTCTACCTCTACGTCTACAACCACATGGGCCACCCCGTATGGTTCAGAGTAGTGGCGAGATACGTACAAAGCCCTAACGTCACCGCGTCGCCCACGGGCTTTTACGTCAAGGAGTTCTTCCTAGGCGACAACCAGTCCATAGTACTGCCGGTGACCTTCGTGGTGAACTCCACAGGCGTCTTCAAGGCGGAGCTCTGGATGTACCAGCCCGACGGAAGTTTAATATATACTAACAGGACGGTGTACCTATGGATAAAGGCGAGGTGA
- a CDS encoding PaREP1 family protein, translated as MDVYEAVERPLPKPTAEEYASARLLEALVESKLALEFLERGLVRNAAGKVFQAWRAVLAALLRLELDRLKAVAKDEEERKWLEEKAVPRVPTTRMVPLSLMLEALGYGDVSFITAVALDLHDYQYNGPDPDMALSKYRSRGEAARAVLSLVRAVARYAESLRARAKWTEEHEKALGELSTSLRETAKSLQPR; from the coding sequence ATGGACGTGTACGAGGCTGTTGAGAGGCCGCTCCCAAAGCCTACGGCGGAGGAATACGCCTCTGCTAGGCTGTTAGAGGCTCTTGTGGAGTCTAAATTGGCGTTGGAGTTCCTCGAGAGGGGGCTGGTGAGGAACGCCGCCGGTAAGGTCTTCCAGGCCTGGAGAGCCGTCTTGGCGGCTCTTTTGAGGCTGGAGCTCGACAGGCTTAAGGCCGTCGCCAAAGACGAGGAGGAGAGGAAGTGGCTAGAGGAGAAGGCGGTCCCTAGGGTGCCGACGACGAGAATGGTGCCGCTGTCTCTAATGCTTGAGGCATTGGGCTATGGCGACGTTTCATTCATAACCGCCGTCGCGTTGGACCTCCACGACTATCAGTACAACGGCCCCGACCCAGACATGGCCCTCTCTAAATATAGGTCGAGAGGAGAGGCCGCGAGGGCCGTCTTGAGCCTAGTCAGGGCTGTGGCCAGATATGCGGAGTCCCTAAGGGCGAGGGCCAAATGGACGGAGGAGCACGAAAAGGCGCTGGGAGAGCTGTCGACGTCGCTACGCGAGACGGCCAAGAGCCTCCAGCCGCGATGA